In the genome of Triticum urartu cultivar G1812 chromosome 5, Tu2.1, whole genome shotgun sequence, one region contains:
- the LOC125506991 gene encoding GDSL esterase/lipase At1g71250-like has protein sequence MALLLLHLLLFLRLVTSGAADSFPATAMFVLGDSTASCAATTLSLNLTPPSSFSSPCLFHSGRRRLLPDILAAKMELPPPPLISTLNGSAAAAAMGVNFGGEEGESGGAGVFRMGAVGQQLRLAAETLQLLRLEAATPGEASAAAAGAVFVVSFGADAYARLLARGSEADASAPKHGRRGFARLLAGRVARAVQELYEADVRRVAVLGVPPLGCAPRVMWDGLHLVDGRGCVEEANELVQGYNARVEAQLDALRPELPGADIVFCDVYKGVMEMITNPAAYGFEEARDACCGLGPFGGTIGCLTREMACPTPQGHVWWDLYSVTETVNTLLADWAWSVPPSTDSDTSICRPITLQQLAGRADAPPPPVMV, from the exons AtggctctcctcctcctccacctcttGCTCTTCCTCCGCCTCGTTACCTCCGGCGCCGCCGACTCGTTTCCAGCCACTGCGATGTTCGTCCTCGGAGACTCCACTGCCAGCTGTGCCGCCACCACGCTGTCCCTCAACCTCACCCCCCCCTCCTCTTTCTCCAGCCCCTGCCTCTtccactccggccgccgccgcctcctccccgacATCCTTG CCGCCAAGATGGAGCTCCCGCCACCGCCGCTCATCTCCACGCTCAACGGCTCAGCGGCCGCGGCCGCGATGGGCGTCAACTTCGGCGGCGAGGAGGGCGAGAGCGGCGGAGCCGGGGTGTTCCGCATGGGCGCCGTCGGGCAGCAGCTGCGGCTGGCCGCCGAGACGCTGCAGCTGCTGCGCCTCGAGGCCGCCACGCCGGGCGAGGCGTCCGCGGCCGCGGCCGGCGCCGTCTTCGTGGTGTCCTTCGGCGCCGACGCGTACGCGCGGCTGCTCGCGCGCGGGTCCGAGGCGGACGCGTCGGCGCCCAAGCACGGCCGCCGCGGCTTCGCCCGCCTCCTGGCCGGCCGCGTGGCGCGCGCGGTGCAGGAGCTGTACGAGGCGGACGTGAGGAGGGTGGCGGTGCTGGGGGTGCCGCCGCTGGGGTGCGCGCCGCGGGTGATGTGGGACGGGCTGCACCTCGTGGACGGCCGCGGGTGCGTGGAGGAGGCTAACGAGCTCGTCCAGGGGTACAACGCCAGGGTGGAGGCGCAGCTGGACGCGCTCCGGCCGGAGCTGCCCGGCGCCGACATCGTCTTCTGCGACGTCTACAAGGGGGTCATGGAGATGATCACCAATCCGGCCGCCTATG GGTTTGAGGAGGCGAGGGACGCGTGCTGCGGGCTGGGCCCGTTCGGTGGCACCATCGGGTGCCTGACGAGGGAGATGGCGTGCCCCACACCGCAGGGACACGTCTGGTGGGACCTGTACAGTGTCACGGAGACAGTGAACACACTGCTCGCGGACTGGGCCTGGTCGGTGCCGCCGTCGACGGACTCCGACACGAGCATCTGCCGCCCCATTACCCTGCAGCAGCTTGCCGGGCGAGCcgacgcgccgccgccaccggtgATGGTGTAG